AACGAGTGCCGGGACCTACGCGACGTAATCCCGCGAACCCCGCCAGGTCCGGAAGGAAGCAACGGTAACGGGCCAGTATGTGCGCAGTAGGCTCCCCGGTACTCTTCAAAGCACTCTCCAGTTGTGCCCCCCACTCTACAATCCATCGCTGGTTCGATATCCTTCCAATTGGAAGTGTGAGGTGACCGTTTGTCTCTTGAGTTGAAGCCACACGTCAGCGTGCGGGCGAAGATCAGTTCTCTTGGAACCTATGTCCCCCCTCGGCTGTTGACCAATGCCGATCTGGAGAAGATGGTCGAAACCAGCGACCAGTGGATCGTGGAGCGCACGGGCATTCGTGAGCGTCACGTCGTTGACAAGGGCATAGCAACCAGCGATCTGGCGGCAGAGGCAGCGAAGAGATGTCTGGAGGCGCGTGGAGTCTCTCCTGACGAGGTCGACGCCATCATCGTCGCCACCGTGACTCCGGACATGATGTTCCCCGCTACCGCCTGTCTGGTGCAAAGCAAGCTGGGTGCTCGCGGCGCATGGGGCTTTGATCTCTCTGCTGCTTGTTCCGGTTTTCCGTATGCCTTGCAGGTCGGCGCCAAACTGGTGGAGAGCGGCGCTCACAAGAAGGTGCTGGTCATCGGCGCCGATACAATGTCGTCCATCCTCGACTACACCGACCGTACGACCTGCATCCTGTTCGGTGATGGCGCCGGCGCGGTACTGATCGAGCCATGTGAGAGCGATGAAGTTGGCCTGATTGATTTCTGGCATGAGGTCGATGGAGCCGGCGGGGTCTCGCTGAATATGCCTGGCGGCGGCAGCCTTCACCCTTCCAGCCACGAGACCATCGATCAGAAGATGCACTATGTGCATCAGGATGGACAGGCGGTTTATAAGTTTGCGGTACGCAAGATGGCAGAGGCGGCCGAAGCTGTGCTCACACGCAATAACGTGAAGGGCGAAGAGCTCGGCTGCTTTATTCCGCACCAGGCAAACAAGCGCATCATCCTGTCCACAGCGGAACGTCTCGGCATGCCCGAAGATCGGGTCATCATCAACATCGACCGTTACGGCAACACGACTGCCGGGACCATTCCTCTTGCCATGGGAACTGCCGTGGAAGAAAAACGGCTGAAGAAGGGCGATCTGGTACTTCTGGCCTCCGTCGGAGCCGGGTTTACTGTCGCTTCTACGCTTCTGCGCTGGGAGATCTAGAAGGCAGAGAGATGACGCCGGCGCTTCTTTTGAAGCGCCGGCGCATATTTTTAACCCGCTAGAGCATTTTCCCTGTTGCTGGGTAGCCCGGAACGGGTGTGCAGCGGCGTTTTCATTGCGGAAAACGCCCATAGATACGGGATCCCTGCACTACACCTACAGGGAAAATGCTCTAACTCTGAAAGCACGCCGGACGATTGTCAGCGTCGTCGATATCACGGAATCAAGGTAGTCTGTTGTCATTCATGCGCCGATTCTGGGCTCATCTGCGGCTGGCTGCGCGCAACGGGTTTCACCACGACGTCTTTGGCACCGCCAAAGGTTGTGCTTATTCGGCTGTCTTTGCGGTGTTCCCGGCGCTTATCGTCACTGCCGCCGTGATTGCGCGGCTACCGGATAGCTCTCTCTTCCGGCAACAGTTTTCCCTGATCTTTGACCGGGTGTTGCCACCGCAGGTCCTGACGTTGCTGGCATCGTACTTCCGGCATACCAGTGAAACGAGTGCAGGTCTGCCGGTGAGTGCTTCCATTGTTAGTTTGACCGGCGCTTCGGGCGTTCTGCTGACGTTGATGGAGGGCTTTCGCCGCGCCTATGGCGTCCCGCAGGGTACGTGGGGCTTCTGGAAGCGACGCATCGTCTCGTTTCTGCTGGTGCCGATCTCGGTTCTGCCGCTCGGCCTTGCCAGCGTGCTGGTCGTCTTCGGCCATTACATCTCGCTCTGGTTTTACGTTCTTGCTCCGTACCATTCACGAGACATCATCTACTTTGTAGCAACCGCCGCCCGCTGGGTGATCGCCCTGGCAGGCACGGTAACCATTCTGTCGTTCATCTACCACTTCGGCACGCCGAGTTCGGTTTCATGGCGGCGGACCCTGCCGGGAGCTCTGTTCGCAACGCTCCTCTGGTTCGCGTCGACACTCGGCTTCGGATGGTACGTCACGCTCTTTGCCAACTACTCGCGAGTGTACGGGTCTCTCGGCGCGGGTATCGCGCTGCTGGTGTGGCTGTATCTGGCAAGCATCAGCGTCCTGCTTGGAGCAGAGCTTAACGCCGTGCGCCAGGCGCATCACATCTCGCATCGAATGGCCAGCAGTCCACTTCACGGCTGATAATTATGGTGGTCGAACCAGTCACAAGGGCAAAGCAGGTAGAATGGCTGCGGACTACTGCTGTATTGCCGCATCATAGGGGACTGAATCGCACATGTTGAATGGTTTGAGCCTGGGAGAGAGCGGCCAGCGCCGCGCTAAGATTGTCGCAACGCTGGGACCCACGTCGAGTGATGAGCTCATCTTCGGACAACTCGTCCGCGCCGGGCTTGATGTTGCCCGCCTGAATTTTTCACATGGGACTCATGCCCAGAAAACCGAACTGATCCGGATGGTCCGCCGCGTCTCCCAGCAGGAGAAGAAGGCTATCTGTATCCTGGCCGACCTGCAGGGGCCAAAGATTCGTACCGGCAAGCTGAAGGGCGGCAAGCCCGTTCTGCTGGAGCAGGGAAAGCTGCTCACCATCTCTCCCAAGATCAAGGAAGGCACGGCAGCGGCCGTTGGAACTACCTTCACTACGCTGGCAGAGAACCTCGAGCCCGGCGCCCGCATCCTGCTGAGCGACGGCCTGATCGAGCTGGTCGTCCGCGAGGTCAATGGCGAGGACGTGGTTTGCGACATCCTGAATGGCGGCATGCTCGGTGAGAACAAGGGCATTAACCTCCCCGGCATTCCGGTGAAGGTTCCCTCGCTGACCGAGAAGGACGAGGAAGACCTGGAATTTGCGATTGGCGAAGGCGTCGATACGGTCGCGGTCTCGTTTGTCCGTACGGCGGACGATGTGCGTCACGTAAAGACCCGGCTGGCGGCGCTGAAGAGCGATGCCTGGATCATTGCCAAGCTGGAAAAGCCGCAGGCGATCGAGCATCTGGACTCGATTCTGGAAGTCGCCGACGGCATCATGGTGGCCCGCGGCGATCTGGGTGTTGAGGTCCCGCCGGAGAAGGTTCCCGCGATTCAGAAGCACATCATCGCCAAGGCGAATGAGGCGCGTAAGCCCGTCATTACGGCAACCCAGATGCTGGAGTCGATGATCGAGAATCCTCGTCCAACCCGCGCCGAAGCCAGCGATGTCGCCAATGCAATCTACGATGGCACCGACGCTGTGATGCTCTCGGCGGAGACCGCAAACGGCAAGTATCCGGTCAGTGCGGTGGCTATGATGGCCAAGATCGTCGCCGAGACGGAGATGCAGATTCGCGACAATCCTGTGCCCAAGGTCCGTCCTTCGCGCCGCGGAGCGTTATCGGTTACCGAGACCATCTGCGAATGCATGGCTCTGGCTGCGCAGGATCTTGACCTGACTGCAATCGCAAT
This genomic window from Terriglobus albidus contains:
- the pyk gene encoding pyruvate kinase encodes the protein MLNGLSLGESGQRRAKIVATLGPTSSDELIFGQLVRAGLDVARLNFSHGTHAQKTELIRMVRRVSQQEKKAICILADLQGPKIRTGKLKGGKPVLLEQGKLLTISPKIKEGTAAAVGTTFTTLAENLEPGARILLSDGLIELVVREVNGEDVVCDILNGGMLGENKGINLPGIPVKVPSLTEKDEEDLEFAIGEGVDTVAVSFVRTADDVRHVKTRLAALKSDAWIIAKLEKPQAIEHLDSILEVADGIMVARGDLGVEVPPEKVPAIQKHIIAKANEARKPVITATQMLESMIENPRPTRAEASDVANAIYDGTDAVMLSAETANGKYPVSAVAMMAKIVAETEMQIRDNPVPKVRPSRRGALSVTETICECMALAAQDLDLTAIAIFTESGYSGRLLSKYRPETPIYVLSPDQAVINRSMLLWGTTPVLCARFHDTDVLVSMADDILRDLGYVQDRQILGIVAGTRTKSGGTNFMRLHMVGDQESTLSLKTLSLSKKKSKKDKTKDKSKGKSKSKKK
- a CDS encoding YihY/virulence factor BrkB family protein; the encoded protein is MRRFWAHLRLAARNGFHHDVFGTAKGCAYSAVFAVFPALIVTAAVIARLPDSSLFRQQFSLIFDRVLPPQVLTLLASYFRHTSETSAGLPVSASIVSLTGASGVLLTLMEGFRRAYGVPQGTWGFWKRRIVSFLLVPISVLPLGLASVLVVFGHYISLWFYVLAPYHSRDIIYFVATAARWVIALAGTVTILSFIYHFGTPSSVSWRRTLPGALFATLLWFASTLGFGWYVTLFANYSRVYGSLGAGIALLVWLYLASISVLLGAELNAVRQAHHISHRMASSPLHG
- a CDS encoding beta-ketoacyl-ACP synthase III, which produces MSLELKPHVSVRAKISSLGTYVPPRLLTNADLEKMVETSDQWIVERTGIRERHVVDKGIATSDLAAEAAKRCLEARGVSPDEVDAIIVATVTPDMMFPATACLVQSKLGARGAWGFDLSAACSGFPYALQVGAKLVESGAHKKVLVIGADTMSSILDYTDRTTCILFGDGAGAVLIEPCESDEVGLIDFWHEVDGAGGVSLNMPGGGSLHPSSHETIDQKMHYVHQDGQAVYKFAVRKMAEAAEAVLTRNNVKGEELGCFIPHQANKRIILSTAERLGMPEDRVIINIDRYGNTTAGTIPLAMGTAVEEKRLKKGDLVLLASVGAGFTVASTLLRWEI